In Antechinus flavipes isolate AdamAnt ecotype Samford, QLD, Australia chromosome 3, AdamAnt_v2, whole genome shotgun sequence, a genomic segment contains:
- the MRPL44 gene encoding 39S ribosomal protein L44, mitochondrial, translated as MASGLVRLLVRGPRGFLRASATPEPILQSRGIKGGFRAALRFQKERERRRQLRCPPPPVRRSEKPNWDYHAEIQAFCHRLHEDFSLDLLKTAFINRCYIESEEARRQKLGVGKEAVALNLRDNQELSEQGRAFSQTCLTQLLGDAYPSLPSEGTQAIVNFLTSEDIVCHVARNLAVEQLTLSAEFPVPETVLRQTFFAVIGALLQSSGPLKTSLFVRDFLITQMTGKELFEMWNVVNPMGLLVDELTKRNISAPESRITRQSGSSTVLPLYFVGLYCEKKLIAEGPGETVLIAEEEAARVALRKLYGLAENRRPWDYSKPSEKLTEKVTALS; from the exons ATGGCGTCTGGACTGGTACGACTACTTGTCCGGGGGCCCCGCGGCTTCCTGCGAGCTTCAGCCACTCCGGAGCCCATTCTGCAGAGCCGGGGCATCAAGGGCGGGTTCCGCGCTGCTCTCCGCttccagaaagagagagaacgaCGGCGGCAGCTCCGCTGTCCCCCGCCTCCCGTGCGCCG TTCAGAGAAGCCCAACTGGGACTACCATGCAGAAATCCAGGCATTCTGTCATCGACTACATGAAGACTTTTCTTTAGACCTTCTCAAAACTGCTTTCATTAACAGATGTTACATTGAAAGTGAGGAAGCCAGGCGACAGAAACTGGGAGTAGGCAAAGAAGCTGTGGCTCTCAACCTTAGAGATAATCAAGAACTCTCAGAACAAGGGAGAGCCTTTTCACAAACATGTCTCACGCAGCTCCTTGGAGACGCATACCCAAGCCTGCCCTCAGAAGGCACACAAGCAATTGTGAATTTTCTTACCAGTGAGGACATTGTGTGTCACGTAGCCAGAAACTTGGCAGTGGAGCAATTAACTCTAAGTGCAGAATTTCCAGTCCCCGAGACAGTACTCCGACAGACTTTCTTTGCCGTAATAGGAGCGTTGTTGCAAAGCAGTGGGCCTTTGAAAACATCACTTTTTGTCAGG GACTTCTTAATTACACAGATGACTGGAAAAGAACTTTTTGAGATGTGGAACGTTGTAAATCCCATGGGACTACTAGTTGATGAGCTGACAAAAAGGAATATTTCTGCTCCTGAATCTAGAATTACCAGGCAGTCTGGAAGCAGCACAGTGTTACCACTGTATTTTGTTGGTTTATATTG TGAAAAGAAACTGATTGCAGAAGGACCTGGTGAAACAGTTCTGATTGCTGAAGAAGAAGCTGCTCGGGTGGCCCTGAGGAAACTTTATGGATTGGCTGAGAATAGACGACCTTGGGACTATTCCAAACCCAGTGAAAAATTAACGGAAAAAGTTACTGCTTTGAGTTAA